ACCTGACAAACCTCTTCTTTATCGGTTTATTTACCCTCCTGACCTTATTCTTTTATGACTCGATAGAATCACCGGACAGGCTCCTGATCACCTACTTTTCCCTCATGCTTTTACAGGTATTACTTATTAAGCTCAACCCCTCGGGAGGATTGACAGGACTCTTCCGTGATGTCATTTTCCCGGTTATATCCATATTCCTCGTCTTTGATACCATGACAGAACTTATTCCGGGGATAAACCCGCATGACATCGATTACATACTGATCAGGATGGACTTCACCCTCTTTGGCACATACCCGACGGTATGGCTCGAAAGGTTTAACTCCCCGGTACTGACCGATATACTCCAGATCAGTTACACCAGCTACTATTTTCTGCCGATAATACTTGGGATAGTCCTTAAGCTCAAGGGAAGGAACAAGGAATTCGACACCGGTCTCTTCTTTATACTTCTGTGCTTCTACCTCTCCTATGTGGGATACATACTCTTTCCCGCATTAGGCCCGAGATATGTAATTGATCATCTCCAGACAAAGCCCCTTGAAGGGAATGCACTCTCTGAATGGATATACAACACCCTGAACAGGATTGAAGGCATCAAGAGGGATGCCTTTCCAAGTGGACACACAGCCATCACCTTAACGGTTCTGCATATGGCTTACCGGTATGAGAAACGTGTTTTATGGATCTTTCTGCCCCCCGCGATTATGCTCATTATCGCCACCGTGTACTGCAGGTATCACTATGTTGTAGATGTAATCGGCGGGGTAATACTCTATGTAATCACCCTGATTCTGGGCAATTACATACTGTCTAAATCCACTTACAAATCCTGAATCTTGCCTGTTGATGTCAACTCCACTTAATTAGAGTCTGTGTATAAACTGCAGTTATTTGTCATTCCCGCAAGCGAAGCGAGTCGGGAATCCTTCTTAAAGACAGATTCCGGACAAGCCGGAATGACAGAAAAAGGACAACTTTTCGACTTTATACACGGACTCTAATTAGAGTCCGTGTATAAATTGCCATTTTTTATTTTTGTCATGCCCGAAGTTTGTAGTCGGGCATCCAGAACCTATTGAAAAGACTGGATTCCGGCCTAAGGACTGCCGGAATCGTTCTTCGAGAAGGATTCC
This DNA window, taken from bacterium BMS3Abin08, encodes the following:
- a CDS encoding PAP2 superfamily protein; translation: MYRKYLDTIRPADLTNLFFIGLFTLLTLFFYDSIESPDRLLITYFSLMLLQVLLIKLNPSGGLTGLFRDVIFPVISIFLVFDTMTELIPGINPHDIDYILIRMDFTLFGTYPTVWLERFNSPVLTDILQISYTSYYFLPIILGIVLKLKGRNKEFDTGLFFILLCFYLSYVGYILFPALGPRYVIDHLQTKPLEGNALSEWIYNTLNRIEGIKRDAFPSGHTAITLTVLHMAYRYEKRVLWIFLPPAIMLIIATVYCRYHYVVDVIGGVILYVITLILGNYILSKSTYKS